The following coding sequences are from one Lolium rigidum isolate FL_2022 chromosome 6, APGP_CSIRO_Lrig_0.1, whole genome shotgun sequence window:
- the LOC124663548 gene encoding kinesin-like protein KIN-8A has translation MPVATRSQASATRGGDRPWSSSAAPRHDGGAARRPPLLANTHHDLKEKLRDLSLMYEQQVACSQGAAALRRSRSIQPASASVAEGRDDEQGERHRRGHAFEEAAVLRENIAPPEARAPSKNDNVVVFSRPPAEPREKENVPHAPNFMSCPAKKPMPALPAPAARKLSLGGGVGGKLKAIGETGAGNADAMGSRILVFVRLRPMSRKEKEAGSKTCVKIVNKKDVYLTELASENDYLRLKRVRGRHFCFDASFPDSTTQAEVYNTSTADLVEGVLQGRNGTVFCYGATGAGKTYTMLGTIENPGVMVLAIKDLFLKVRQRSHDGSHSIQLSYLEVYNETVRDLLSPGRPLHLREDKQQGTVAAGLTQYRAYSTDEVMKLLQQGNQNRTTEPTRVNETSSRSHAILQVVVEYRYMDGPSVVTRVGKLSLIDLAGSERALATDQRSQRSLEGANINRSLLALSSCINALVEGKKHVPYRNSKLTQLLKDSLGGSCNTVMIANISPSNLSFGETQNTLHWADRAKEIKTKAVTAGNEEIFKASDSDTEQAKLVLELQKENSELRQQVVKQQQKLLTVQAQSLAPNTTPQQSAAPSSHVTTPCSTQRKAKRSILDGSCFSTPNAKRPADNAQVRDLQRKVKTLEAEIEKMKKEHYLQLKQKDEFIRGLINRKNPNDPEAATAERRVITRASIRKAHKDAAAAGELKSPSHRFTSPTPTAKKRTFWDFGGDSPSVLAVNGRKTRSHVAAETPPRAPSMLLQPGFSRQRA, from the exons ATGCCGGTCGCCACACGGTCGCAAGCCAGCGCCACCCGCGGCGGCGACCGCCCATggagctcgtcggcggccccgcggcacgacggcggcgcggcgcggcgcccgCCGCTCCTGGCCAACACGCACCACGACCTCAAGGAGAAGCTGCGCGACCTCAGCCTCATGTACGAGCAGCAGGTCGCCTGCTCCCAGGGCGCCGCCGCCCTGCGCCGGAGCCGCAGCATCCAGCCCGCCAGCGCCAGCGTCGCAGAGGGCAGGGACGACGAACAAGGGGAGCGCCACCGCCGCGGCCACGCCTTTGAGGAGGCCGCGGTGCTGAGGGAAAACATAGCCCCTCCGGAGGCGCGAGCCCCTTCCAAGAACGACAACGTCGTCGTCTTCTCGCGCCCGCCGGCGGAGCCCAGGGAGAAGGAGAACGTGCCCCACGCCCCCAATTTCATGTCCTGCCCGGCCAAGAAGCCCATGCCGGCTctcccggcgccggcggcgaggaagcTCTCGCTgggaggcggcgtcggcggcaAGCTGAAGGCTATAGGCGAGACGGGGGCTGGGAATGCCGACGCGATGGGGAGCCGGATCCTGGTCTTCGTCAGGCTCCGCCCCATGTCAAGGAAGGAGAAGGAGGCTGGATCCAAGACCTGCGTCAAGATCGTCAACAAGAAGGACGTCTACCTAACCGAGTTGGCCTCAGAGAACGACTACCTCCGCCTCAAGCGGGTGCGCGGCCGCCATTTCTGCTTCGACGCCTCCTTTCCTGATTCCACCACGCAAGCCGAAGTCTACAACACCTC AACAGCAGATCTTGTGGAAGGTGTTCTGCAAGGGAGGAATGGAACAGTATTCTGCTATGGAGCAACAGGGGCTGGGAAGACCTATACCATGCTCGGGACGATAGAAAACCCTGGCGTAATGGTGCTCGCCATCAAGGATTTGTTCTTGAAGGTGAGGCAGAGGAGCCATGATGGCAGCCACTCGATTCAGCTGTCGTACCTCGAGGTCTACAATGAGACAGTAAGGGACTTGCTGTCTCCTGGTAGACCCCTCCACCTGAGAGAAGATAAGCAGCAG GGAACTGTTGCTGCTGGTCTTACACAATATAGAGCATACTCTACAGATGAA GTTATGAAATTACTTCAGCAAGGTAACCAGAATAGAACAACTGAACCAACTAGAGTTAATGAGACATCATCGCGCTCCCATGCAATACTGCAG GTTGTGGTGGAATATAGATACATGGATGGACCTAGTGTTGTAACACGAGTCGGAAAGCTCTCACTCATAGATCTTGCTGGATCAGAGAGAGCTCTAGCAACTGACCAACGCTCACAGAGGTCGCTTGAAGGAGCTAACATAAATCGCTCTCTCCTTGCACTCAGCAGTTGCATCAATGCTCTTGTGGAGGGGAAGAAGCATGTACCATATCGCAATTCCAAGCTAACTCAGCTACTCAAGGATTCCCTCGGGGGGTCCTGCAACACTGTGATGATTGCAAACATCAGCCCCTCGAATCTTTCCTTTGGTGAGACACAGAACACTCTTCATTGGGCTGACCGTGCCAAGGAGATAAAAACCAAG GCAGTGACTGCTGGGAACGAGGAGATATTCAAGGCATCTGATTCTGATACTGAGCAGGCAAAGCTAGTCCTGGAGCTCCAGAAGGAGAATAGTGAGCTGAGGCAGCAGGTGGTTAAGCAGCAACAGAAGCTACTGACTGTTCAGGCTCAGTCACTTGCTCCCAACACCACACCACAACAATCTGCCGCCCCCTCATCTCATGTCACCACGCCCTGCTCAACACAGAGAAAGGCAAAACGGTCTATCTTAGACGGGAGCTGTTTCAGCACACCAAATGCTAAGAGGCCAGCAGACAATGCACAGGTCCGAGATCTGCAGAGAAAGGTGAAGACCCTGGAGGCCGAGAtcgagaagatgaagaaggaacaCTATCTGCAGCTCAAGCAGAAGGACGAGTTCATCCGTGGTCTGATCAACAGGAAGAACCCAAATGACCCTGAAGCAGCAACAGCTGAGAGAAGAGTGATCACAAGGGCAAGCATACGGAAGGCCCACAAAGATGCAGCAGCTGCAGGCGAGTTGAAGAGCCCAAGCCACCGGTTCACGTCGCCTACGCCAACTGCTAAGAAGCGTACCTTCTGGGACTTTGGAGGCGATAGCCCTTCAGTTCTTGCTGTCAATGGAAGGAAGACTCGGAGCCATGTAGCAGCTGAGACTCCACCGAGGGCACCTTCAATGCTACTTCAG